From a region of the Labrus mixtus chromosome 5, fLabMix1.1, whole genome shotgun sequence genome:
- the vps37ba gene encoding VPS37B subunit of ESCRT-I a, with protein sequence MSDLNTKFSGYTMTQLNEFLEDDEKLTKMVQEMDEMQEVQNSKEKTLVSNRTLAEQNLALQPRLEHKKEQLTKTYNNLQESFESYQLRKSTLDHQSGNTSLDTLLALLQAEGAQIEEDTENMADSFLDGDMTLDSFIDAYQSDRKLAHLRRVKIEKLQEMVLQGQRLPQASAPSSRCQDVSAAPRSSSSCLLTEPSSSSSSPLAQPRRKPPLPPAQAAPALNTVPAAQPPVFFSASPYPPIPPRTGQPFPNVSSGYSNHFLSQYPPALPQRPSPRVAPQPGFIMQ encoded by the exons ATGTCTGATCTAAACACCAAGTTCAGCGGTTACACAATGACTCAACTCAACGAATTCTTGGAGGACGACGAGAAACTCACCAAGATGGTTCAGGAGATGGACGAG atgcAGGAAGTCCAGAACAGCAAGGAGAAGACATTGGTCAGCAACCGAACCCTGGCAGAACAAAACCTTGCTCTGCAGCCCAGACTGGAGCACAAGAAAGAGCAGCTGACCAAGACCTACAACAACCTGCAGGAAAGCTTTGAGTCGTATCAGCTACGAAAGTCCACCCTAG ACCATCAATCAGGAAACACTTCTCTGGACACTTTGCTGGCCCTCCTGCAGGCCGAGGGCGCTCAAatagaggaggacacagag AACATGGCCGACTCCTTCCTGGATGGGGACATGACCCTGGACTCCTTCATCGATGCGTACCAGAGCGACAGAAAGCTGGCTCATTTGCGGAGGGTTAAGATTGAAAAGCTGCAGGAGATGGTGCTGCAGGGCCAGCGGCTCCCCCAAGCCTCTGCCCCTTCCTCCCGATGTCAGGATGTGTCAGCAGCACCCAGGTCTTCATCCTCCTGTCTTCTGACAgagcccagcagcagcagctcctccccTCTAGCCCAGCCCAGGAGGAAGCCTCCCCTCCCTCCAGCCCAAGCAGCCCCAGCTCTGAATACTGTTCCAGCTGCCCAGCCTCCGGTCTTCTTCTCAGCATCACCATACCCACCAATCCCTCCCCGAACAGGCCAACCATTCCCCAACGTCTCCTCTGGCTACTCCAACCACTTCCTGTCTCAGTACCCCCCTGCTCTGCCTCAGAGGCCCAGTCCTCGCGTGGCCCCGCAGCCTGGCTTCATCATGCAGTAA